Below is a window of Panacibacter microcysteis DNA.
GTTTTGCTGATGGGCTCCGTTACGCTTCGGCTACGCCTTCGCTTCACTACACCCATCAGCAAAACAACATGCAATGAAGAAAAACGTCTACTTTTAAAGCGTACTCAAAAAGGGATGGCTTCACCTGCACATAGCAGATGTTACATTGTCCCGTCCTGCTTTTGCAAATACAACTGTTGGCTGCTGTTACTTGGTCCGCAAAGTCTTCGCAATTGTTTTGATTTGATTCATTAATTCTTCTTGTCTGCTGTAAGCACTACCAACAAATAACAAGGATGATTGGTCGTCACCTGTTACAATTTGATATACAGAATTTGATTTCCCTTTAAGGCTTCCATTAAAAGTTATCGCATAAGCATAGTTTCCATTTAGAATGGTATCAGATCCCTTGTATGCTGTAATTTGCATGCCACTCAATTTATATCGTCCAATCATGTCGATTGCATAATACTTTAGAATTACTTTGTCTTTCATTGCCGGCAATGTCATAACCATTATTTCATTTTCGAAAGGATTATTTGCAGGGTCACCCTTACCGCCAATTGTGTAATAATACATTTGAGAAATATTTCCCGCATACTGAAACTCTGTATTGGAAACATCGAGTGAATAACTTGCTAAAGCTGTTGGGTCAACCTTAATCGTTTTGTCAACATAAAGAGATAGTAATGCTTTTAAAACTTCCTGTCTGGATGACTTGTCATTTGCTGGAATTTCGCCTAAAGCCATTACGGAAAAATCTTTGTCTCCGAAACATAGAACTATTTGCTCAAGATTAGGCTTATTGTCTCTACCGTAATAAAGCACTGCATCATATGTGTCAAGTTTAAATTCTTTTTTATAATATTCTTTAGGAATTTTGCCAGTATTAACCGCGTCTTCAAAACCTTTTACAAGTTCTGCTTTCTTTACTGCAAAATTGGTTAATGGGCTTTCTATGATTTGAAAAAATGTATTTTCATTCTTTTGAAATCTTATCAATTGCTTTTCCAGTTCATAATTTTTGGGAGCTTCTACAAACACTCTCGTTCCCGGAAACTGTTGATAAGAAGCGGTTTTTGATATTGAAACTTGGTCGGGAATTTTGAAATCATTTTGAGCTTTCGCCGCCCTACAACTTAATAATAATAAAATTCCAAATAGAAGTTTTAATTGTCGCATATTGTGATTTTGTTTGAGTTTAAGGTTGTCGGCGTGTAATAGCAGCCAACGGTTTGGGTATTGCCGCAGTGGGGGATTTTTAGCACTGTCGTTCAATAGAAGTACAAAAGTATAAATTTTGCACCAATGCTGATTAGAAATTCGTCAGCCCCATTGCGGCAATACCTGGTTAGCGGCTGGCTTTTTCTCTATCCGTTTTCCAAAAAGGTTTTGTCCGTAAGTTTTGTAAAGAGAAATTTCTGTCGTGTTTCAGATAGTTGTGCAAAGAGATACAGACTTCGGGATGTCCGAAAATGTAAGCGATAGTGTCGTCAAGATTTTCGGGTAAGTTGCAGATGATTTTATTGACTATATTATCAGTCTGTGTTGGTGTTATGATATAATGATTGAAAGGGAAACTGTTGTCAATGTCGGGAAAAAAATGAGCCTCCTGTTCAGCATAAATGAAACTAAAAACATTTTTGCTTATCGCAAGGTTTCTGTTGATTTCATATAAATGCGATAACGAAGTAATATCGCCAATGAGCAAATAATTATTGGCATTATTGTCTGCCAATAATTTTCCTCGTGGCTGTTTGAAATAGATGCTGTCGCCATGTTGCAATTTTTGTATCCATTCCGCACCTTTTCCGTTTGAGAAGGTGCAAATGGCAAAGTCGGCAACATTATAAACAGGTTCGTAATTCCAAAAGGAATATTTTCGGTCTTCGCAGTTGCTGTTGTAAAACGGATTGCCTAAAAATACATCTACCGTAAAACCCGCCACATATTGCATTTTAGCAAAATCATTGCTTTGAACTTTTAAATGAAATGTATGTTCCGCAATTTGTTTATTTTTCAGCACTGTTCCGCTTTGTATCGTCAATTCTTTTTGATGGCTCATCGTTGTAAATTTTATAGCGACAAAATTATTTACAGTCTGTCCGATGAACGTTGATATAGGTCAAAAAAAGAAATCAGATTTTGGATTTTAAACGGCTCAATGTTTCCTGCGAAATATTGAGGTAGGAAGCCACCATTTTATTGGGCAATCGCCTTACGATGATTGGGTTTTCGTCTAAAAGCTGGCGGTATTTTTCGGTGGCGTCTTGTGTTAGGAAAGACATCAATCGTTTGGTGTTATTTACATAGGCTTTCTCCAAATAATGGCGATAAAATTTTTCCCATTGCGGAATAATGTTGAGCAGATGATAAAAATCCCGGTGCGTAATAAAAAGTAGTTCCGAATGTTCGGCAGCCTGTATAAATTCTTCGGAAGGCTCGCCTGTAATAAAACTCACGAGAGCCGTTGCAAACTGATTTTCAAAAGCAAAATATCTTGTTGCATCTTGTCCCTCTTCGTTGATGAAGAATATGCGTAAACAACCTTTGCCAACGAAGAATGTCCGCTGGCTGGTTTGTCCGTGAGTGACTAAAAGTTCGTTCTTCTTTAATTTCAAGGGGTTGAAGTAAGAAAGAATAGTTTTTAATTCGTCTTCGCTGACTTTGATTTGGTTGGTTATGTAATGCGTAAGTTGATCGTACATTCAAATTTTTCAGGTTGCTAATTTACTCTTTTACGGCTAACTTCTCTGCCAATTTTCGGGCATTTGGAATGATGAGGAATGCGGCTGCATACGCCACAGGCAACATTACGATCCACGCTTGTAGGAATTTAAAAAACCAATCTTCGCCAAAGCCGTAGTTACGCATCAGCCCTACGAAAGCCATAATTAACGTCATTGGAATTACCACAAACAAAGTGTTGATGTACTTAAAATGTTTCTTTTTCATTTTTTGAAATGTTTAAAAATTAATGATGGTGCAAAAATGCAACGTCTATTTTTTTCGAACTTTGATGTAGGTCAACAAATGAAGTCAGTCGCCTTTTTGGGTTTGCTGGGTGTGTCGTGTAAGCTTGCCGCTAACGGACGAGGCTTGTGGCTGTGGCGATTTTCTAGCAACTCCGCCCAAATCTGTTCCTAAAGTTTATTTAAAAATCTGTCGTTCAATTTATTCCCAAACCGCCATCGCGACAAGCCTGTGTTATAGGGCGTTTTTCTTTTTAGCATCACCTCGGTAATGTTGTTATAGCATTTGAAAAATCAAGTTTTTGGAACTTGCTTTTTACTAAATCGTCAAATTGTAATTTGTCGTCACTAAATGAAACAAGTCCTTTGTCAAAATGCCAAGTTCCTACATAATTCAATGAGTTCTCTTTTATCGTTATGTAAAAAGGCTTTAACTCATCAGTTTTAATTTGTCCAGACTTTACCTTTTGTTCAAAGTCGTCTGTTGCGTCAATACCTCTAAAAATAGGTTCTGTGAACATTTTCCCTCCATACCACTTACTTTGTGTCCACCAGTAATTGAGAATAGCATAGTTGCCGGGTTTGATAAAGTATATAAAGGTATTTTCCTTTGCAGACTTAAAGGTAGGTTTAACTCTAAATGTCAACACTTCTTGTGTGTCTATATTAATAAGGCGAATGTCCTGTGGAAATCCCCCACTACTAAATCCAAGTCTTTGTATAAAATTACCGTAGATAATCGCCGTTCCCACTTGTACACTGTCTCCGCTATTTACTTCTTGAAGCACCTTAATGTCTTGTCCTTTTGCGAACATTGTCAGGAAAATTAAAATCGCTGTTGTTAAATGTTTCATTGTCGATTGTTGGCTTTTAAAATGCCCTATAACGTTCCACTGCTTGCCGAAGTAGCGGCAATAGAATTCCGTCAGCTCAAATATAGTTATACTGTTCAATAGAATTGCCGTTGCTGAATGACAAGAGTCAGCCGCTATTTTGGCAAGCAAATGTTACCAGCCGTATTTTATTAATTGTCAGCAATGTAGTCATGAATCACCTGGAGGGCTTCAATGCAATGAGTACTCCAGTGACTATCGTAATCAAACTTTAACTTCCAAACACCATTTTCTTTTGCATTAAAATCATCTTTATCAAGCATAATAAGTCCACATTTTATGTCACAATAAATATCTTCCAAATCGTCAAGCAAATCTCCGGTGCCTAAGTCTGCTAAGTTTTTCATGTCGACAGGATTAAGAACTATCCAGTAATAAGAAAAGGGGACTCTGTCACTAATAAATTGCCGAATGGTTTTCTTTTCTGTGTCGGATAAGTCAACACTCAAATCAAGGTCACTTGTAAGATAAATATGCGGAATGTCAAGTCCTAAAGCATAAAGAGCCGATAGATGTCTTTTGATTGTTTGTAAAAACTCTTTTGGGTTGTCACTTTGATGTGTCTCTATAAGCAAACAAAAATGTCTTGCCGATTCAACAAAGTTCTGAAAGGCTTTTGTCGCAAGTATATCGTCAAGTGATATGTCGTCTGGTTGTGTCACAATGATATGGCTGGTAACGTTCGAGGCTTGCCGCAGGGCTGGAATTGTTGCTGTGTCAGCCCGGCAACTGAAGCCGATTGGAAAATGATGTTGAAGTTAACAACTAAAAGCTAAATAGAATTCGGTCAAGCCCGATATTAGCTGATAGTAGTAAAACTGCCGATTGTTACTACGTCCGCCAGCCTTGCGGCAAACCTTTTGTTACCTGCCGTTAGTCTCGGTCGCATTTTTAGGTTGTTTGTTTATAAAGAGAAATGCTTGAGTAATGATTAGCCCAACTAACGACCAAAAATTAATTACTGCTTTATCTGAATGCTTTCTGTGTACACGGCGAATTGTATCAAGATAATCCTTTGCTTTTTGTTTTACTGTGTCAATATTTTGAGTTGCGTCAATCTCTGTTTTTTGCATTGAAGTAAAAGCTTCGTTCTTTGAAGCTGCAAAATCAAAATGCAGAAAACTGTCAGCAAGCAGGTAAAATAAAAGTCCGAACGAAACTATTTGCAAAACCCTTTTTAATTTCATTTATTGAACTTTATTGCTAATTAATTCCGAAATGAAAAATAGGATTGTCAAACCAATGCCTAAAATAACTAGGGTTCTGCTTTTTTTAATTGTCGCCCAAACTGTCAACACTGAAGCTGCTAAAAACATAAGACCACTTGTCAGATTATAGTTTGCATAAACCGATGCGTTTTGATAGTACCATTGATTTTCATTAATTGGTCCGAACGGATATGCAGATTCTTGTCCAGCGATTTTT
It encodes the following:
- a CDS encoding DUF5063 domain-containing protein; its protein translation is MTQPDDISLDDILATKAFQNFVESARHFCLLIETHQSDNPKEFLQTIKRHLSALYALGLDIPHIYLTSDLDLSVDLSDTEKKTIRQFISDRVPFSYYWIVLNPVDMKNLADLGTGDLLDDLEDIYCDIKCGLIMLDKDDFNAKENGVWKLKFDYDSHWSTHCIEALQVIHDYIADN
- a CDS encoding DUF2798 domain-containing protein gives rise to the protein MKKKHFKYINTLFVVIPMTLIMAFVGLMRNYGFGEDWFFKFLQAWIVMLPVAYAAAFLIIPNARKLAEKLAVKE
- a CDS encoding FAD-binding oxidoreductase; the protein is MSHQKELTIQSGTVLKNKQIAEHTFHLKVQSNDFAKMQYVAGFTVDVFLGNPFYNSNCEDRKYSFWNYEPVYNVADFAICTFSNGKGAEWIQKLQHGDSIYFKQPRGKLLADNNANNYLLIGDITSLSHLYEINRNLAISKNVFSFIYAEQEAHFFPDIDNSFPFNHYIITPTQTDNIVNKIICNLPENLDDTIAYIFGHPEVCISLHNYLKHDRNFSLQNLRTKPFWKTDREKASR
- a CDS encoding Crp/Fnr family transcriptional regulator, which produces MYDQLTHYITNQIKVSEDELKTILSYFNPLKLKKNELLVTHGQTSQRTFFVGKGCLRIFFINEEGQDATRYFAFENQFATALVSFITGEPSEEFIQAAEHSELLFITHRDFYHLLNIIPQWEKFYRHYLEKAYVNNTKRLMSFLTQDATEKYRQLLDENPIIVRRLPNKMVASYLNISQETLSRLKSKI